A window of the Pogona vitticeps strain Pit_001003342236 chromosome 4, PviZW2.1, whole genome shotgun sequence genome harbors these coding sequences:
- the MC3R gene encoding melanocortin receptor 3, translating into MNTTTHWALLFPPVSVNTTEEVNDSILFGSRSAEGFCEQVFIKAEVFLTLGIISLLENVLVILAVIKNGNLHSPMYFFLCSLAVADMLVSISNALETIMIVILSNGYLVIDDRFIQHMDNVFDSMICISLVASICNLLIIAIDRYITIFYALRYHSIMTVKKALALIGVIWIACIFCGITFIVYYESKTVIICLITMFFTMLFLMASLYVHMFLFARLHIKRIAALPMDGVPHQRTCMKGAVTITILLGVFILCWGPFFLHLILIISCPTNPHCICYTSHFNTYLVLIMCNSVIDPLIYAFRSLEMRKTFKEIVCCCYGGSSGQCML; encoded by the coding sequence ATGAACACTACCACACACTGGGCTCTTCTGTTTCCACCTGTATCGGTCAACACCACTGAAGAGGTCAACGATTCCATCCTTTTTGGCAGCAGGAGTGCCGAGGGATTCTGTGAACAAGTCTTTATCAAAGCTGAGGTCTTCTTGACACTGGGGATCATCAGCCTTCTGGAGAATGTCCTCGTCATCCTGGCAGTCATCAAGAATGGAAACCTACATTCACCCATGTACTTCTTCCTTTGCAGCCTGGCAGTAGCAGACATGCTAGTGAGTATCTCCAATGCCTTGGAAACCATCATGATTGTCATTCTGAGCAATGGCTACTTGGTCATTGACGACCGCTTCATTCAACACATGGACAATGTATTTGACTCAATGATCTGTATTTCTTTGGTTGCCTCCATATGCAACCTCTTGATTATAGCCATTGACAGGTACATTACTATTTTCTATGCACTTCGCTACCACAGCATCATGACTGTGAAGAAAGCTCTGGCTCTTATTGGGGTTATCTGGATAGCTTGTATCTTTTGTGGCATCACCTTCATTGTCTACTATGAGAGCAAAACAGTCATCATCTGCCTCATCACCATGTTCTTTACCATGCTTTTCCTCATGGCCTCACTTTATGTTCACATGTTCTTGTTTGCACGCCTCCATATCAAGCGCATTGCAGCCCTCCCAATGGATGGGGTCCCCCACCAGCGCACCTGTATGAAAGGGGCTGTCACAATCACCATCCTCCTCGGGGTCTTCATTCTCTGCTGGGGACCTTTTTTCCTTCACCTCATTCTGATCATCTCTTGCCCCACCAACCCACACTGTATTTGCTACACCTCACATTTTAACACATACCTGGTTCTTATTATGTGCAATTCAGTCATTGATCCTCTGATTTATGCGTTCCGGAGTCTGGAGATGCGGAAGACCTTCAAAGAAATAGTCTGCTGCTGTTATGGTGGGAGTTCAGGACAGTGCATGCTCTGA